The following coding sequences lie in one Cannabis sativa cultivar Pink pepper isolate KNU-18-1 chromosome 5, ASM2916894v1, whole genome shotgun sequence genomic window:
- the LOC133038225 gene encoding uncharacterized protein LOC133038225 translates to MASSSRQGLVEEEDGYNIWLDEESEAVLDYDTNDQTEKDYDDRWCLVGRFLTERSIDFDAMQHLLASLWKPGKGMFVKELDTNRYLFQFYHEIDIKSVIDRSPWTFNKFLLVFTRLKPGENPRLVALNEVDFWVQLHDLRSGFRTATVAKDVANYIGKFVESDEKNFLGLWRDFLRVRVTIDVNKPLKRRMRLRNTAGVEFWTNFKYEHLPIFCFICGIMGHSENFCPRRFDITTESLVKPYGDWMRVKPKRTSHMIGKKWLKQFRVVMEECQTDSDQPSSDHASRTAPVGQLMSYPHPTQAAVMKEKIVGHESSNKEAANRQKGVSTIEVIGELTGTNCGENKDINVEEDCLMVIDSKRRRTEMGSGVISEDTLEGKNKAQVQMDSKNVDLVGSGFQAHLPL, encoded by the coding sequence ATGGCTTCTAGTAGTCGGCAAGGACTGGTGGAAGAGGAGGATGGATACAATATATGGCTTGATGAAGAATCGGAGGCTGTTTTGGATTATGACACTAATGACCAAACTGAGAAAGACTATGACGACCGATGGTGCCTTGTAGGAAGGTTTTTAACAGAGAGGTCAATCGATTTTGATGCTATGCAACATCTATTGGCCTCGTTATGGAAACCGGGAAAAGGTATGTTTGTTAAGGAATTAGATACAAATCGTTATTTGTTTCAATTTTATCACGAAATTGACATCAAAAGCGTAATTGATCGGAGTCCATGGACTTTCAATAAGTTTCTTCTGGTGTTTACAAGATTGAAGCCTGGAGAGAATCCCAGATTGGTAGCTCTGAATGAGGTGGATTTTTGGGTACAACTGCATGACTTACGGTCGGGGTTTCGAACAGCTACAGTGGCTAAAGATGTAGCGAACTACATTGGCAAATTTGTGGAATCTGATGAGAAAAATTTCTTGGGCCTTTGGAGGGACTTTCTTCGAGTACGAGTCACTATAGATGTCAATAAGCCTCTCAAAAGACGTATGAGGCTTCGGAATACTGCTGGGGTCGAGTTTTGGACGAATTTCAAATATGAACATCTCCCTATTTTTTGTTTCATATGTGGGATTATGGGACACTCTGAAAATTTCTGCCCACGACGTTTTGATATAACAACCGAATCATTGGTTAAACCTTATGGGGATTGGATGAGAGTCAAACCAAAACGTACCAGCCATATGATTGGCAAGAAATGGCTGAAACAATTCAGAGTGGTTATGGAGGAATGCCAGACGGATTCAGACCAGCCGAGCTCAGATCATGCTTCCAGAACAGCTCCGGTGGGACAATTAATGTCGTATCCTCATCCTACTCAAGCAGCTGTGATGAAGGAGAAAATCGTGGGACACGAATCAAGTAATAAAGAGGCAGCTAATAGACAGAAGGGTGTATCAACAATTGAAGTAATAGGAGAGTTGACTGGCACTAATTGTGGGGAAAATAAGGACATTAATGTTGAGGAAGATTGCCTTATGGTTATTGATTCAAAAAGGCGTAGAACTGAGATGGGCAGTGGTGTAATTTCTGAAGACACTTTAGAAGGAAAGAATAAGGCCCAAGTTCAAATGGATTCAAAAAATGTGGATTTGGTGGGCTCTGGTTTCCAGGCCCACCTACCATTATGA